In a genomic window of Alcanivorax sp.:
- a CDS encoding alpha/beta hydrolase — translation MKNNKKHYPALSWQGRAINAVAKGMVKPVISRLKFSRRFMKFSQLGFDAVTLALPVPSDVHISRAHMGGVPGEWLITGRRVRSNRVVLYFHGGAYFFGSPRSHRAVTWRLSHYCRAKVLALDYRQPPDWAYPAPLEDAVRAYKALLDLGYSSEHIVFAGDSAGGNLALVTLLRLRELKLPMPSSAVLISPWGDLTCSGDSIRDNADKEPLIPLGALNFVSASYSRGYDAASPMLSPVFADFTGLPPLLVQVGSTELLYSDAVRIARQAEQAGVDCQLQVWDRMPHVFHALAAWLPEAGQALQEIGAFVHGHLSDRDRDSHVRARARVVGEQDSP, via the coding sequence ATGAAGAACAACAAGAAACATTATCCAGCACTAAGCTGGCAGGGCAGGGCCATCAATGCGGTGGCCAAGGGCATGGTGAAGCCGGTAATCAGCCGGCTGAAATTTTCCCGCCGTTTCATGAAGTTTTCCCAGCTGGGTTTCGATGCAGTCACCCTGGCGTTGCCGGTGCCTTCCGACGTGCATATTTCTCGCGCCCATATGGGTGGGGTGCCTGGGGAATGGCTGATTACCGGCAGGCGCGTGCGCAGCAACCGGGTGGTGTTGTACTTCCATGGCGGCGCTTATTTTTTCGGTTCCCCCCGTTCCCATCGCGCCGTCACCTGGCGGCTTAGCCATTACTGTCGTGCCAAGGTTCTGGCACTGGATTATCGGCAACCACCTGACTGGGCATACCCGGCGCCGCTGGAAGATGCGGTGCGGGCCTACAAGGCTTTACTGGATCTTGGTTACAGCAGTGAGCATATCGTCTTCGCCGGGGATTCTGCCGGCGGTAACCTGGCGCTGGTGACCCTGTTGCGACTGCGGGAACTGAAATTGCCGATGCCCTCATCGGCCGTGCTGATCAGCCCGTGGGGTGACTTGACCTGTTCCGGTGACAGCATCCGCGACAATGCGGACAAGGAACCATTGATTCCGCTTGGTGCGCTTAACTTCGTTTCTGCGTCCTACAGCCGTGGTTACGATGCGGCGTCTCCCATGTTGTCACCGGTGTTCGCCGACTTCACCGGTTTGCCACCGTTGCTGGTGCAGGTTGGCAGCACCGAGTTGCTCTACAGTGATGCGGTGCGCATTGCCAGGCAGGCCGAACAGGCTGGCGTGGATTGCCAGCTGCAGGTCTGGGACCGTATGCCCCATGTGTTCCATGCCCTGGCTGCCTGGCTCCCCGAGGCGGGCCAGGCTCTTCAGGAAATCGGAGCCTTTGTCCATGGCCATCTCAGTGACCGGGATCGTGACAGCCATGTCCGTGCCCGGGCGAGGGTGGTTGGCGAGCAGGATTCACCGTAG